The following coding sequences lie in one Sedimentibacter sp. MB35-C1 genomic window:
- a CDS encoding VirD4-like conjugal transfer protein, CD1115 family gives MFSYYVIHIGAVLSGYDNLIDNINNLDKDVAQHIKSAAIFIPGYEQMKLWMFSSVFYWAVVALILLDLHKKYMFGKEHGTARWAEKNEIEKLKDKRESKNIILTQTEMLSIDTRMTRKNLNVLITGGAGTGKTRGFAKPNLLQANTSFVITDPKGELLRDTGRSLIEAGYKLKVFNLIEMDYSSCYNPFPYIRKESDVMKVVNTLIKNTNPKGYTGGTDPFWEKSEIALLQAIFFFIWYEVRYSEQNFSTVMWMLRCADVKEDDEAYISDLDILFNELKERNPNHIAIRQYTIFKQGAGKTAKSILISVGVRLSPFNIDAVANLTSKDELQLDEIGDEKTALFVVISDSDTTFNFLAAMMYSQLFDSLYYTADFKNKGRLKNHVRCILDEFANIGYIPEFDKLIATMRSREISCSIILQNMAQLETMYKDSWKTIVGNCDSFLFLGSKEQSTLEYVSKQLGKETIDTRNINRNKGRQGSSSYNYGIHGRELMTPDEIGRMPDSDCILMIRGIFPFYSKKYTLEQHPRYKFLYDSSDDNYFDYRDAKRFCHEQQAEGEREKIMERYSMDNFNLDIDQVERLYKSLSDEQPEPPVNNIKILNLYEEELLNMEGEKIHNDGGVK, from the coding sequence TTGTTTAGTTATTACGTTATTCACATTGGAGCGGTTTTAAGCGGTTACGACAACCTGATTGATAATATTAACAATCTGGATAAGGATGTAGCCCAACACATAAAATCAGCTGCCATTTTTATTCCGGGATATGAACAGATGAAGCTTTGGATGTTTTCATCTGTTTTTTATTGGGCTGTTGTAGCGTTGATTCTATTGGATTTGCATAAAAAGTATATGTTTGGCAAAGAGCATGGTACTGCAAGGTGGGCGGAAAAAAATGAAATAGAAAAGCTCAAGGATAAGCGTGAAAGTAAAAATATTATTCTTACTCAGACTGAAATGCTTAGTATAGACACTAGAATGACGAGAAAGAATCTGAATGTTTTGATAACAGGCGGCGCAGGTACAGGAAAAACAAGAGGATTTGCAAAGCCGAATTTATTACAGGCCAATACAAGCTTTGTAATAACAGATCCAAAGGGAGAACTTCTCAGAGATACAGGCAGATCGCTTATAGAAGCAGGATACAAGTTAAAAGTGTTTAACCTTATAGAGATGGATTATAGCAGCTGCTATAATCCGTTTCCTTATATAAGAAAAGAAAGCGATGTAATGAAGGTTGTAAATACTCTTATAAAAAACACTAATCCCAAGGGTTATACGGGAGGAACAGATCCTTTCTGGGAAAAATCTGAAATTGCACTGCTACAAGCTATTTTCTTTTTCATATGGTATGAGGTGAGATATTCCGAACAGAATTTCAGCACTGTAATGTGGATGCTCAGATGTGCAGATGTAAAGGAGGATGATGAAGCATACATAAGTGATTTGGATATTCTTTTTAACGAACTTAAGGAGAGAAATCCAAATCATATTGCAATACGCCAATATACAATATTTAAACAGGGTGCAGGAAAAACAGCCAAGTCAATACTTATATCAGTAGGTGTAAGATTGTCACCATTTAACATTGATGCTGTTGCAAATCTTACATCAAAAGATGAGCTGCAGCTTGATGAGATAGGTGATGAGAAAACAGCTTTGTTTGTTGTTATATCCGATTCGGATACCACATTTAATTTCCTGGCGGCAATGATGTATTCACAGCTGTTTGACAGCCTATATTATACGGCGGATTTTAAAAACAAGGGCAGGCTGAAGAACCATGTAAGATGTATACTTGATGAATTTGCAAATATAGGTTATATACCTGAGTTTGACAAGCTTATTGCCACAATGAGAAGCAGGGAAATAAGCTGTTCAATTATACTCCAGAACATGGCACAGCTTGAAACTATGTATAAGGATAGCTGGAAAACTATTGTGGGAAACTGCGATTCCTTTTTGTTCCTGGGAAGTAAAGAGCAAAGCACTTTGGAATATGTAAGCAAGCAGCTTGGAAAAGAGACAATTGACACAAGGAATATAAACCGCAATAAAGGAAGGCAGGGAAGTTCGTCATATAATTACGGGATTCATGGCCGTGAATTAATGACACCGGATGAAATAGGAAGGATGCCTGACAGCGATTGTATTCTTATGATAAGGGGAATATTTCCTTTTTATTCTAAAAAATATACTCTTGAACAACATCCCAGGTACAAGTTTCTTTATGACAGCAGTGATGATAATTATTTTGACTATCGTGATGCAAAGAGATTTTGCCATGAACAGCAGGCAGAAGGTGAAAGGGAGAAAATTATGGAGAGATACAGCATGGATAATTTTAACCTTGATATTGATCAAGTAGAAAGACTATATAAATCATTGTCTGATGAACAGCCTGAGCCGCCTGTTAATAATATTAAAATTTTAAACCTTTATGAAGAGGAACTTTTAAACATGGAAGGTGAAAAAATACACAATGACGGAGGAGTAAAATGA
- a CDS encoding prepilin peptidase: MRNIIYIVAVMLLIKISIIDVKQKIIPDRLNLIVGLLGIFNLILNFKNCKIYIASAAITFAVFLFLAIITNGGIGGGDIKLFTGLGLIFGLKIIEVVAVTFTLAAIISIMAGLKRKNKNIALGPYICAGVLFVIVKNLYIS, translated from the coding sequence TTGCGTAATATTATTTATATAGTAGCAGTTATGTTGCTTATAAAGATATCAATAATAGATGTAAAACAAAAAATAATTCCTGACAGATTGAACTTAATTGTTGGATTGTTGGGAATTTTTAATTTAATACTAAATTTTAAAAACTGCAAAATATACATTGCTTCAGCAGCAATTACTTTTGCAGTTTTTTTATTTCTTGCCATCATTACTAATGGTGGCATCGGAGGAGGTGATATAAAACTTTTTACGGGATTGGGCCTTATATTTGGTCTGAAAATTATAGAAGTAGTAGCTGTAACATTTACACTGGCAGCTATTATTTCTATAATGGCTGGACTGAAAAGAAAAAATAAAAATATAGCTTTGGGACCGTATATATGTGCCGGAGTTTTATTTGTTATAGTTAAAAATCTTTATATATCCTAA
- the tcmP gene encoding three-Cys-motif partner protein TcmP, which yields MNCINFIDSFNIDKKILDNKKQQTEYKIKYVVEYIRLWLIISSERKNIKNINFIDCMCNAGVYEDGDLGTPIEVFLLFIESAKLHPNKKYNIFLNDKNYDRINIIVQLLNYLNKDNIHNLNIFISNDDVNVYLKKYDEFNKYLKYNASTVLFVDPYDFGTVVIDNMKNFLNSYYCELIFNFFSSDYVRNGIDARIRKCIGNVDIKNKDELIKFIEKSFRTGKIQHVFSYKFKTSTNTEIYQIIFATPSYKGLDVLKSSLWDVFNGRFNHRNFKKDESQLSIFTEEDDKNFLLETHANEAKSMLLSEYKGMTVPYSAILVFLAEKTMMKESQFLKSVVKPLVKEGKIKKCGNVSRKSNYKDDSYDFVKE from the coding sequence ATGAATTGTATTAATTTTATCGACAGTTTTAATATAGACAAAAAAATTCTAGATAATAAGAAGCAACAAACAGAATATAAAATTAAATATGTTGTTGAATATATAAGATTGTGGCTGATTATTAGCTCTGAAAGAAAAAATATTAAAAATATAAATTTTATAGATTGTATGTGCAATGCTGGTGTTTATGAAGATGGAGATTTGGGAACTCCCATAGAGGTGTTTTTATTATTTATTGAAAGTGCAAAACTTCATCCAAATAAAAAATATAATATTTTTTTAAATGACAAAAATTATGATAGAATTAATATAATTGTACAATTGTTAAATTATTTGAATAAAGACAATATTCATAACCTAAACATTTTCATTTCAAATGATGATGTTAATGTTTATCTTAAGAAATATGATGAGTTCAATAAATATTTAAAATATAATGCTTCAACTGTATTGTTTGTTGATCCTTACGATTTTGGAACCGTTGTAATTGATAATATGAAAAATTTTCTTAATTCATATTATTGCGAATTAATTTTTAATTTCTTTAGCAGTGATTATGTAAGGAATGGAATAGATGCTAGGATAAGAAAATGTATAGGTAATGTAGATATTAAGAATAAGGATGAATTGATAAAATTTATTGAGAAAAGTTTTAGGACAGGAAAGATTCAACATGTCTTTTCATATAAATTTAAAACCTCAACCAATACAGAAATATATCAAATAATTTTTGCAACGCCAAGCTACAAAGGATTAGATGTGTTAAAATCCTCGTTATGGGATGTTTTTAACGGTAGATTTAATCATCGCAATTTCAAAAAAGACGAAAGCCAATTGTCCATATTTACAGAAGAGGATGATAAAAATTTTCTATTAGAAACACATGCAAATGAAGCAAAGTCAATGTTGTTAAGTGAGTACAAAGGGATGACGGTTCCGTATAGTGCAATATTAGTATTTTTGGCCGAAAAAACAATGATGAAGGAATCACAGTTTTTAAAATCGGTAGTTAAGCCGTTAGTAAAAGAAGGAAAAATAAAGAAATGTGGAAATGTTTCTCGCAAGTCAAACTATAAAGATGATAGTTATGATTTTGTAAAGGAGTAA
- a CDS encoding HD-GYP domain-containing protein, translating into MQIINNIRLLKHSIKVAVLSCALAYKLKMSINQCKNLFIAGLFHDIGKIKLDQSILNKKENLTSEEFEHIKQHVVLGVELLRKYKIPERIIVIIEQHHEREDGTGYPNGLEKSEICIEAKILRSADVFDALTSNRAYRRKYTKRQAKEIMRKEELI; encoded by the coding sequence ATGCAGATAATAAATAATATTAGACTGCTTAAACACAGTATCAAAGTTGCTGTTCTTTCATGTGCCTTGGCTTATAAATTAAAAATGTCTATTAATCAGTGTAAAAATTTGTTTATTGCCGGGCTATTCCATGATATCGGAAAAATAAAGCTGGATCAGAGCATACTGAATAAAAAAGAAAATTTGACATCTGAAGAATTTGAGCATATAAAGCAGCATGTAGTTTTGGGTGTTGAATTGCTACGTAAGTATAAAATTCCTGAAAGAATAATTGTAATCATTGAGCAACACCATGAACGAGAAGATGGGACAGGCTACCCTAACGGGTTAGAAAAAAGTGAAATTTGCATTGAAGCAAAGATACTGAGAAGTGCAGATGTATTTGACGCTCTTACTTCCAACAGGGCGTATAGAAGAAAATATACTAAGCGTCAGGCTAAGGAAATAATGAGGAAAGAAGAGCTTATATAA
- a CDS encoding radical SAM protein, whose product MKTITRKSMLYKTGVEYGDYTMNHVLGCSHGCKYPCYAFLMAKRFGKVKSYDAWLEPYLVDNTLELLRKEIPKLKSKIKSVQLCFTTDPFMMGYDEIKEMSLAAIRLLNANGIKCTALTKGILPKELSEYSKENEYGITFISLNEEYRKITEPGASSYAERLESLKYLHNKGCKTWVSIEPYPTPNLIKQDLTDILESISFTDKIIFGRTNYNKEISSYKDHKKFYNEQSKIVIDFCNSKKIAYHIKEGTIT is encoded by the coding sequence ATGAAAACTATAACAAGAAAATCTATGCTTTATAAAACAGGAGTGGAGTATGGAGATTATACGATGAACCATGTATTAGGGTGTTCGCATGGATGCAAATATCCTTGTTACGCTTTTCTTATGGCCAAACGATTTGGAAAGGTTAAAAGCTATGATGCATGGTTAGAACCTTATCTTGTAGACAACACATTGGAACTTTTAAGAAAAGAAATTCCAAAGCTAAAGAGTAAGATAAAATCTGTCCAACTTTGTTTTACTACAGATCCATTTATGATGGGGTATGATGAAATTAAAGAAATGAGTCTTGCCGCAATTAGACTTTTAAATGCTAATGGAATAAAATGCACAGCATTAACAAAAGGAATTTTACCAAAAGAATTATCTGAATATTCTAAAGAAAATGAGTATGGAATTACTTTTATTTCATTAAATGAAGAATACCGTAAAATTACTGAACCAGGAGCATCGTCATATGCAGAAAGATTGGAATCTTTAAAATATTTGCATAATAAAGGATGCAAAACATGGGTAAGTATAGAACCATATCCTACGCCAAATTTGATTAAACAGGATTTAACAGATATATTAGAATCTATATCATTTACTGATAAGATTATTTTTGGAAGAACCAACTATAATAAAGAAATATCTTCGTACAAAGATCATAAGAAATTTTATAACGAACAGTCAAAGATAGTAATTGATTTTTGCAATTCAAAAAAGATTGCCTATCACATTAAAGAGGGCACTATAACATAG
- a CDS encoding TadE/TadG family type IV pilus assembly protein — protein sequence MKNYIHNEKGSLSIWFIIIVFVFLGIAVLVMDFGSLYMNNKTVKESLNRAVKAAALAINENEHLAEGIFTIDPARAEVNFKQILAENIGLNEVTLDPLPTGSLVTEKPEIKEFVVENSTPTTYFSPALKNSFIFEHPSVLAVVRIKVKGVFSSRTFTLYKLSSSQLTSVYE from the coding sequence ATGAAAAATTACATACACAATGAAAAAGGAAGCTTGAGTATATGGTTTATTATTATAGTATTTGTTTTTCTTGGAATAGCAGTATTGGTAATGGATTTTGGAAGCTTATATATGAATAATAAAACAGTAAAAGAGAGTCTTAACAGGGCTGTTAAAGCTGCAGCTCTTGCTATTAATGAAAATGAGCATCTAGCTGAAGGAATATTTACTATAGATCCGGCCAGAGCAGAAGTAAACTTCAAACAGATCCTGGCTGAAAATATCGGATTAAATGAAGTTACTCTGGATCCGTTACCTACTGGCAGCCTGGTAACAGAAAAGCCGGAAATAAAAGAATTTGTAGTAGAAAATTCAACTCCGACAACATATTTTTCACCGGCACTGAAAAACTCATTTATCTTTGAGCATCCGTCCGTACTGGCGGTTGTACGTATCAAGGTTAAGGGCGTTTTTTCAAGCCGTACTTTTACACTTTACAAGTTGTCGAGTAGTCAGTTGACGAGTGTTTATGAATAA
- the mobC gene encoding plasmid mobilization relaxosome protein MobC — MAENRKRKNVFFIRTTDDEHKIIMEKVKASHMNINRYFINAAIKKEIIIYDFASVFELSAQISRIGNNINQIAKKLNQGGRISEAEISYLYSSLENINNVLMNIYSDVLESGE, encoded by the coding sequence TTGGCAGAAAACAGAAAAAGAAAGAATGTGTTTTTTATTAGAACTACAGATGACGAACATAAAATAATAATGGAAAAAGTGAAAGCATCACATATGAACATAAACAGATATTTTATAAATGCTGCAATAAAAAAAGAAATTATTATTTATGACTTCGCAAGCGTATTTGAGTTGTCTGCGCAAATTAGCAGAATCGGTAACAACATAAATCAAATTGCAAAAAAATTGAATCAGGGAGGAAGAATAAGCGAAGCTGAAATAAGCTATCTTTATTCATCCCTTGAAAATATAAATAATGTGTTAATGAATATATATAGTGATGTTCTTGAAAGTGGAGAATAA
- a CDS encoding relaxase/mobilization nuclease domain-containing protein, whose product MAYVKRLTIKATLYKALKYIVNPDKTNEKILISSNKCSQNEKVAIKEMRTLKKIHEKEDGIQGFHFIQSFKKGEVSEEEAHQIGKEWTAKFLDDNFQYILSTHTDRDHIHNHIVINSVGLNGKKYNSCVNEREDIRRYSDLVCLEHGLSIIERKGKVKYRSYKEWLESKNNTSWKDIVREDIDFIISSSGSFEEFIQKMKSEGYYIKHGSNVKYMTFKKSGMKKAVRGKTLGEDYSEEVIKERIKYKEFNISHLNTKSFRRYKISQRAFEYHVGKLIYKSEYVNTNVRLIILLFKSIFRNNQNNYEKNISSVKYTYAQKKIIAGIRDLTSSLNLLDKYNIKTRGDVKNTIQELEDRISAEDLILSKLNDLHVKSAAVMTEIELYQKYEKYYHEYNNSILKSAYRKKHEYEISKYESCKERLLKFGLKKSEFKSFKAKHENIIIRMEAVQEEKENIYQELYGINKLNSYLDHENRKQTCREVSLEKDSDSKSEKER is encoded by the coding sequence ATGGCATATGTAAAAAGGCTGACGATCAAAGCAACATTGTATAAAGCTTTGAAGTACATAGTGAATCCAGATAAAACAAATGAAAAAATTTTAATCAGTTCAAATAAGTGCAGTCAGAATGAAAAAGTTGCAATAAAGGAAATGAGGACTCTTAAAAAAATTCATGAAAAAGAGGATGGAATACAAGGGTTCCATTTCATTCAGAGTTTTAAAAAAGGAGAAGTATCAGAAGAGGAAGCTCACCAAATAGGAAAGGAATGGACTGCAAAATTTCTTGACGATAATTTTCAGTACATACTTAGCACACATACCGACAGGGATCATATTCATAACCATATTGTAATTAATTCGGTTGGACTTAACGGTAAAAAATATAACAGCTGTGTAAATGAAAGAGAAGACATAAGGAGATATTCCGATCTTGTTTGTCTGGAACATGGTCTCAGCATTATTGAAAGAAAAGGAAAAGTTAAATATCGTTCATATAAGGAATGGCTTGAAAGTAAAAATAATACTTCATGGAAAGATATTGTACGTGAAGATATAGATTTTATTATTTCTTCTTCAGGGAGCTTTGAAGAATTTATTCAAAAAATGAAATCGGAAGGCTACTATATTAAGCACGGAAGCAATGTAAAATATATGACCTTCAAAAAATCAGGAATGAAGAAAGCCGTTAGAGGAAAAACTCTGGGAGAAGATTATTCAGAAGAAGTTATCAAAGAAAGAATAAAGTATAAGGAATTTAATATTAGCCACCTAAATACAAAAAGCTTCAGAAGATATAAAATCAGTCAGAGAGCTTTTGAGTATCATGTTGGGAAACTTATTTATAAGTCTGAGTACGTTAATACGAATGTCAGACTTATTATTTTGTTATTCAAATCTATTTTTAGAAATAACCAAAATAATTACGAAAAAAATATCAGCTCTGTCAAGTACACATATGCACAGAAAAAAATTATTGCAGGTATCAGAGATTTGACATCAAGCTTAAATCTTTTAGATAAATACAATATAAAAACAAGGGGTGATGTAAAAAATACAATACAAGAATTAGAAGACAGAATTTCAGCTGAAGATTTAATTTTGTCAAAGTTGAATGACTTGCATGTTAAATCCGCTGCGGTCATGACGGAAATAGAATTATATCAGAAATATGAAAAATATTATCATGAATATAATAATTCTATTTTAAAATCAGCATACAGAAAAAAACATGAATATGAGATCAGCAAGTATGAAAGTTGTAAGGAAAGACTACTGAAATTTGGCCTAAAAAAATCAGAATTTAAATCCTTTAAAGCAAAACATGAAAATATAATTATTAGAATGGAGGCGGTACAGGAGGAAAAGGAAAATATATATCAGGAACTATATGGCATAAACAAGCTAAACAGTTACTTGGATCATGAAAACAGAAAACAAACATGTAGGGAAGTTAGCTTAGAAAAAGATTCGGATAGCAAATCAGAAAAGGAGAGATAA
- a CDS encoding ATPase, T2SS/T4P/T4SS family: MEYMEYDEIEDKVYEKIVKKKFTSQELSDIHTQMLFNCSAGDIGAKKYVKVMIKNELLGMDIPKAKIEELITKIYANRWGLKIIDKYDLPDVDEIITLGTRILLKKQGDIIEVNEQFRNYDEVIDVMRRSLEFDKSKDLNELNPSVLAERADGARIQITIPTLSRYPVMNIRKHDSFIPTPENMLKNDTFTEKEIEMIATLVKGRANILVIGPPESGKTATVKWLIRYLNDKLIIGLLESDFEMNPEKLYPNKYFIPLRERDKFSLGDLFAVLLQKSINLIILTEARSREANELIKAMTRGLSGSMGTAHITNADSVPDALTYMIMEGNSNISFAAKRNEIASAIDIVIEMKKLPENEKGQMKKIGGGIFELIEKGERERHETVPISRLIIDEENPHASNKKVYENTISQKLKKKLNENGVKMSEIKRIFGD; the protein is encoded by the coding sequence ATGGAGTACATGGAATATGATGAAATTGAGGACAAAGTCTATGAAAAAATAGTTAAGAAAAAATTCACTTCTCAAGAATTAAGCGATATTCACACGCAAATGCTATTTAATTGTTCTGCCGGCGATATTGGAGCTAAGAAATATGTTAAAGTAATGATAAAAAATGAGCTGCTAGGCATGGATATTCCCAAGGCTAAAATAGAAGAGCTTATAACAAAAATCTATGCTAACAGGTGGGGTCTAAAAATAATTGATAAATACGATTTGCCTGATGTGGATGAAATTATAACATTAGGAACACGCATTCTTTTAAAAAAGCAAGGCGATATAATTGAAGTTAATGAACAATTCAGAAATTATGATGAAGTTATTGATGTTATGCGCAGAAGCCTTGAGTTTGATAAATCCAAGGATTTAAATGAATTGAATCCTTCAGTATTGGCTGAAAGGGCCGATGGCGCAAGAATACAAATTACAATTCCGACGTTATCAAGGTATCCTGTGATGAATATTCGTAAACATGACAGCTTTATCCCGACGCCGGAAAACATGTTGAAAAACGACACATTTACAGAAAAAGAAATTGAAATGATAGCAACACTTGTAAAAGGACGGGCTAATATATTAGTCATAGGGCCGCCGGAATCAGGCAAAACAGCAACGGTCAAATGGCTTATAAGATACCTGAACGATAAATTGATTATCGGACTATTAGAATCAGATTTCGAAATGAATCCTGAAAAGCTATACCCAAATAAATACTTTATACCTTTAAGAGAAAGAGATAAATTTTCTTTAGGTGATTTATTTGCTGTTCTATTGCAGAAAAGTATCAATCTAATTATTCTTACTGAGGCACGAAGTAGAGAAGCTAATGAACTAATAAAAGCCATGACAAGAGGATTAAGCGGCAGCATGGGTACGGCACATATTACGAATGCAGATAGCGTTCCTGATGCTCTAACATATATGATTATGGAAGGCAATAGTAATATTTCATTTGCTGCAAAAAGAAACGAAATAGCTTCGGCCATAGATATTGTAATAGAAATGAAAAAATTACCGGAAAATGAAAAGGGACAGATGAAAAAAATTGGCGGGGGTATTTTTGAACTTATTGAAAAAGGAGAAAGAGAACGTCATGAGACAGTTCCCATATCAAGGCTTATTATTGACGAGGAAAACCCACATGCCAGCAATAAGAAGGTATACGAAAACACTATATCGCAGAAATTGAAAAAAAAGCTTAACGAAAACGGCGTAAAAATGAGCGAAATTAAAAGGATTTTTGGTGATTAA
- a CDS encoding S-layer homology domain-containing protein — MKKIITVFITILLIFSFSVCYAAEMNFTDVKTDDWFYKNLQELTEKNIIAGYTDETFKPNNALKFEEFIKMLVVAVEEEPFERKEGQEWYQGYIEKAIESKYITEEQKSLISQNIDRRTMAEILYNVLTEKEEIAAYTDEELQYLSDRLTDVNKTDIKTLTINAIGVISGYPDGTFKPEGTLTRAEAVAVISRVIDTELRNPVKIVARENGIINAEDLESISIEQTDYEELKNYITYNFDKSIDYKIENVIKADTSIFPIKYGGLVITGIEKLPAEKAPYYGDTSIAWSGHDGRDAIVIHAYPIEKSNDNGVTTGYWPGVMKIAVVYKSNNISILQIGGFTETYGGEQVYNKTKEMFPDFALGTSPIIELNRQFTTMAICRESSEGFGIENIDKIILMDTRSYSSSSSTSNVLEIDAKGVNEIK, encoded by the coding sequence ATGAAAAAAATAATTACAGTATTTATAACAATATTATTAATATTTTCTTTTTCAGTATGCTATGCTGCTGAAATGAATTTTACAGATGTAAAGACTGATGATTGGTTTTATAAAAACCTTCAGGAGCTGACAGAGAAAAATATTATTGCCGGATATACAGATGAAACTTTTAAGCCAAATAACGCACTTAAATTTGAAGAATTTATAAAGATGCTTGTAGTTGCTGTTGAAGAAGAACCATTCGAACGAAAAGAAGGACAAGAATGGTATCAAGGCTACATTGAAAAGGCAATTGAAAGCAAATATATTACTGAGGAACAAAAATCGCTTATAAGTCAAAATATTGACAGAAGAACAATGGCAGAAATACTCTACAATGTGCTGACTGAAAAAGAAGAAATAGCAGCATACACAGATGAAGAACTGCAATACCTTTCGGACAGACTGACTGACGTAAACAAAACGGATATTAAGACATTAACAATAAATGCAATAGGTGTAATTTCCGGATATCCGGACGGAACTTTTAAACCTGAAGGTACTTTGACTAGAGCTGAAGCCGTGGCGGTAATCAGCAGAGTTATAGATACGGAATTAAGAAATCCGGTTAAGATTGTGGCAAGAGAAAACGGCATTATAAATGCGGAAGATTTGGAATCTATATCTATTGAACAGACTGATTATGAGGAGTTAAAGAATTATATCACATATAATTTTGACAAAAGTATAGATTATAAAATTGAGAATGTAATTAAAGCAGATACTTCAATTTTTCCGATAAAATACGGAGGTTTAGTTATAACAGGAATCGAAAAGCTTCCGGCAGAAAAAGCACCATATTACGGAGATACTTCAATAGCTTGGAGTGGCCATGATGGAAGGGATGCAATAGTTATTCACGCGTATCCTATTGAGAAAAGCAACGATAATGGAGTTACAACAGGTTATTGGCCGGGTGTTATGAAGATTGCGGTAGTATATAAGTCCAATAATATATCAATACTGCAAATAGGTGGTTTTACTGAAACATATGGAGGAGAACAAGTATATAATAAAACTAAAGAAATGTTTCCAGATTTTGCACTTGGTACTTCTCCAATTATAGAATTAAATCGACAGTTTACTACTATGGCAATTTGTCGTGAAAGCTCAGAAGGATTTGGAATTGAAAACATAGATAAAATAATCTTAATGGACACTCGAAGCTATTCATCATCTTCTTCAACCAGCAATGTGCTTGAAATAGATGCAAAAGGTGTGAATGAAATAAAATAA
- a CDS encoding DNA/RNA helicase domain-containing protein, whose product MTKLITVTGRPGAGKTTVASILAEKLSKKHTVCLIDNNKNNINIYDVVSPIENINLYACLADKESCRKAIKESAAELRKNLYFFSGGNELLTEEQIQMLKELNIFEYIIIDSGTTKMEYPDYNIIVVNQNSAEYTVIDEYITVSNCLRASNNLIVVNRYTEDAEFKVKKDFKLYYCPEIVNFANGYELRLPEKNTSEVKKIIEAITGDKSEVKMKPRFGLFGRR is encoded by the coding sequence ATGACAAAACTCATAACAGTAACCGGCAGACCAGGAGCAGGAAAAACAACAGTTGCATCAATACTTGCAGAGAAGCTTTCAAAAAAACATACAGTGTGCTTGATTGATAATAATAAAAACAATATAAATATATACGACGTAGTGTCACCAATTGAAAATATAAACCTGTATGCTTGCCTTGCTGATAAGGAAAGCTGTCGAAAGGCAATAAAAGAAAGTGCGGCTGAATTAAGAAAGAACTTATATTTTTTTTCAGGGGGCAATGAATTGCTCACTGAAGAACAAATACAAATGTTAAAAGAGTTGAATATATTTGAATACATAATAATAGATTCCGGAACCACAAAAATGGAGTATCCAGATTACAATATAATTGTTGTGAACCAAAACTCAGCCGAATACACAGTGATTGACGAGTATATAACGGTCTCAAATTGCTTAAGGGCTTCTAATAACTTAATAGTCGTGAACAGGTACACTGAAGATGCAGAGTTTAAAGTAAAAAAAGACTTTAAACTTTATTATTGTCCGGAAATAGTTAACTTCGCAAACGGATATGAGCTTAGACTTCCGGAGAAGAACACATCTGAAGTAAAAAAAATTATTGAAGCTATTACAGGTGATAAATCAGAGGTTAAAATGAAGCCAAGGTTTGGATTGTTCGGAAGGAGGTAA
- a CDS encoding putative holin-like toxin: MLMMSTYETMTLMIAFAMLVAVIIKK, from the coding sequence ATGCTGATGATGTCTACATATGAAACTATGACACTAATGATTGCTTTTGCAATGTTAGTAGCAGTCATCATAAAAAAGTAG